CTGCTCACCATGACAGCAGGCAAACAGTGGATTCCacaccttcccacccccatctcttATGCTTCTGGTCCTTCTCAAACAATCTTTTCATCTTTCCCCAACTTACCCTCTTTCACCCTAGTTCTATTTTGGTTCTTATTTGCTGTCATGGGTATGCATTTTATAAGCCACAACCTCAAGGAAGCAAACCTAAGGTATTTAATTACCTCTTTACtaaatttaattacctctttaaaggtctATCTCCAaagacagtcacattctgaggtaccaggggttaggactttaaCATGGAAATTAGGTGGAGGGGGAAACAACTCAGCCCATAGCAACTGGGAATTAAAACTCTATTCCACTGGTAGCAAACGCTTGAAGACTGGAAACCCCAGAATTCAGAGGGCATGAATTCATTCACCCTTTAAACACCTTTAGCTGCCAGGTGTTGAGTGAAACGTGGAAGGTGAGGTGACACCTTTGAGCGgtcacagcacacacacacaggtgacaCAAACCCTGCTTGCACAGCCCTGCCCGTGTTTCCTTTCCCTCCATCAGCCACTGCTTCCGGCTTTGGGCGGAAGGAGCGGgtaaaggaagaaggaaacttCATTTAGCTGCCAGGACATTCGACTCCTCCTGCACCACAGAGTGCTCCCTCCTGGTTTGCTTGTTTGCTGGTTCGTCCTTTTAGCATGTATCAGTCAGAGTTTTCCAGTTAAATTGAACCAACAGGAGATATATAGATAGACATACAGATACAGctattaaaaagtttattttggctCATGCGATTGTGGAAAAGTCCCAGGATCTACCACCTGCAGGccagagacccaggaaagctggtggggCAATTCAGTCTGAGTTCAAAGGCCTGAGAACTAGGGGAGCCAATGATGTAAATCCCAGTCAGGCCAGAAGAGCGATGTCCCAGCTCAGACAGGCCAGCAGGGAGCAAAAGAGGTGaattcttcctcctccacctctttgtTCTTTCCAGGCCCTACCTGGATGGTGTGATGCCTGCCCACCCTGGGGAGGGTGGTCTACTTTACCAAGTCCACCAGTTCAAAAGCttatctcatccagaaacaccttcacagacacacccagaaataatgtttaatctgCACACCCCTTGGTCCAGTCAAATTGACACATCAAATTAACCATCACGGAGCCTCAATCTCTTAAGATTGAAGTGCCCCAGTGTTGGCATCACAATatcaatgcacacacacacaccgtatgcggagagagctgatggctactctaAAAGTTTATTAAACTGCACAGGCTTATAAAGCAAAGGAGAACAATATGGAAAATGTTTAACTATGGTATGACATTTTATGACTCCCTAGACGCACAGATTGTTTTAAGGTCAGGATCTTAAGATCCTTTGATATTTTTGATAGATTACGCTCGTCATGGAGCCAGTGAGCCTTCCATCTTATCAGGGCGGAACATAATGGAAAATAGCTGCTTGACAACATTCTTTCTGACTCAGGCGGCTgcgcctgtcttaggttgcccccctctgggGAGTCTgacccgtcattggctaaccagccttctcacctctgagtctgcagccttttataacttgtttcccattccagcccaaggctcatTCCTTTGTTCACACAATCGGGGGCTGCAGCCCAGGGCTCCCTTTAGGGTTTGTCCACTCATTCTTCTGGTGATCTCATCTAGCCTCATGGCTTTAAACTCCATCTCCAAGCTGATGACCTCCCCAAATTTACATCTCCAGCCCAGACTACCCCTGGACTCCAGACTCATATATTCCTTTGCCCACTTGACACCTTAATGTAAATGTCTATGAGGGCATATAAGCCAACAGAAATGGAATTTTTGAGTTTTCCTATCCCTCCCTCACTGGACACACCAAATCAACTCATCTTGAGGCTGATGGGAAGTCCAGCCCTCCCGCTGCTCAGGCCAAAAATCTTGGGGTCACCCTTTACTCCTTTCTTTCATAACTCCTCATCCAATCCACTGGAAACTTTTGTTGGTTCCACCTTCAAATACCTATATTCAGAATCTGACCACATTTCTCATCATCCCAGCTGCTACCTGCCCAAATGATCATCCTCTTTTTCCTAGATGACTGCAGTGGCCTCTGAAGAGGATGCGGTTCCCTCCCCTCACACAGCCTCTTCTCACCCAGCAGCCAGAGCGCACTTCTCCTTTTCTGAAAACCCTCCACGCCTTCCCAGATCATTCACCTTCCTTACAAAGCCCCACGTGACCTCTCGCCTTCCCCCACCTGTTGGGACTTCACCTTCTAATGGCCCCTGACTCACTCTACCTCAGCCATGCCCCACTGGTCTCCTTACCCTCCTTTGGATATACCAACCACACTGTTTTCTCAAGGCCTTTGCACtcactcttccctctgcccctgaTGCCCCCCACACTCAACTCCTTTGCTATATTCAAAGTCTACTCAAACATCATCACCTTTCTAATGTCGCCTACCCAGACCACCCTATTTACAGTTGCAGCTGACCTGCTGCTTCCTCCGCCTCCTGTAATCTTCCTTACCCTGTAACACTTCTTTTCCCTTACATTTATCATCTCCTGACCCATGCTAGAATTCACTGTTTTTAAATTGTATGTACTTTTTGTCAGTCTTCCCCAAACTAGACTGCAAACTCCATGCGGGGAAGGGGTTGATTACTTTGCTCAGTAACATGTCCCTAGAACAATGCCCAGCTCGCACAGTTGGAACTGAACATTTGttttgaacaaatgaatgcaCAGAAAAAAACACCCCGGAACTTGCTAAGAAACATCTGGAAATAAAACTACCACAAGGCATCGTCCTTCCTGCCATTTCCCATCCTAGATTCTATTCTTAActgtctgtgtgaccttagacaagtcactCACCCTCCGTTCCAGCACTAATAGAACCTTCTGACAGTCGTGTTCTGTATCTGCGACATCCAACATGGGAGCCACCAGTCTCAGGTAGCTACTGAGCACCGCAAACGTGGCTAGTGCGAGGAACAGAATTTTATATTTCGTTTAAGTTTGATGAATTTAAGTTTAAGTagccacaggtggctaccctATTGGACAGTGCAGGTTTTTTCCTTATCTGTCTGAGGATGAGATTGTGTGTGGGTTGAGCCCCCCGCTGGCAGTGACAGGCGCGCCAGGCaagctccccctgccccctgctgcTGTCGCCGACAAGGAGCCTGACTTCCGCATCCACAGCACAGCCCGCTGACTCTGCGGGCAGGCGGACCTGAGCGCTCTTAGAAAGGCAGGCTTGGAGAGAGAAGGCCCGCACCGTGAGGACTCTATGAAGAAGTGAACGCAGTAAAAGATGGCCCTGTTGCAAGGCAGGCCACCCCGAAACGTGCCTGAATGACAAATGGATTAtcttgaattaaagttacttaaaaaaCAGCCCATGCAAGAGGCACACTCTgaccctcctttctgtctctctgagagCAGGAAGCCAATCTCTCACGGGAAAGACGACCTCCCTGCACCTGGaggcagaaggactcccttcatgGCCGGAGACAAGGCATCCAGGCCGAGAAACCTGTataaacaaaccttgttacttttttcttttactaccctaagcccaaactctgtttagattGTTTATTAACTGAGCACCCAAAACCTAAGTTTCTTTGTCTTGTCAATTCCTCACAAATGTATTGTTTGTCTAAAAAGCAGAAAAGTTGCCTGCTTTGGCTACTTCTTATGTCCTATTTCCATGAGACCTCTGTGTGCATGAATTAaaagctgtttctttttctcctgttaatctgtcttgtgtcagTTTTATTGTTAGTCCAAGCCACGAGAATTCAAGAGGGGTAGAGTGGGAAATTTTCCCCTCCCTGACAGCACTAAGGACATTTCCCAGATGCGGATTTGAATGCTCACATTTTTGATGCTTTCAAACTCTTTGGAAGAGCCCGGGGTGGGGGCTGTCCTTGAAGGAGCTTTGGGGAATCCTGACCTGGGGATGGGAGCAGCATACTTCTCCTCCCTAACTAGgtcactctgctcttggctgCTTTTCAGGTTGTTTCTTCTGTTACAGAGTTTGAAATTCACTTAAATCTCCAAGAAGCAAACTTTGAAAATGTAGTTCATAAATGTAGATGCAGTCAGTCACCAGGACAAGAGGTGGGAGACAGCCCAGTCACCCCACCCCAAAAGGCCATAAACTGTCGTGTTGCAGGCGGAGTTTTGAAAACCCCAACACCGCAGGGTTCTCTGGAGCTCAGATCTCTTAAAGTCAGAGGCCTGGATTTTCCACTCATCTGGATTTAGTAACAAGCATTGAggcctgataattttttttttaattcaaatacgTCTGACTACCGTAAGTGTTCCTCAGCGTGGCATAAATTACAGACCAAAATACAGACATCGACCAGAGACTTGGCTTGAGAAACCAAAGATTCCTCTAAGTGCATTAGTAAGGATTAACCAGGCTCCACAGTGACAGTAGGAGGCgaaaaataggaaaggaaaaacagatttttcCAAGACAGTCTTCAAAGACAATCCGAAGACTTGATGGAAACTTTTCTGGAGTTTCCTGTCAAAGTCCACTTCAAGATGACAGATGTTTCAGGTGCTTAGGAGATGCTGGGGTCCTCAgccggagagggaggaggggctgggggtacTTCGGGGCTGGCTGCACTAGGAGGAGGGGGGACGGGTTCCGGATCCACATCTGAGAGTATCTCCCCGGCCTCATCACTTGTTGGGGTTAATATCTCTTCTCTGGGAGGAAAGACACACGGacatcatttaaataaaaatgggactttttttaaaagaagaaaaaagaaccctcAGATCCCAGCACGTACAGAGAACACATTGGAGGACATCCTGATTCATCTACGCACGTCTACAGAGCTCTCAGCTGGCAAAAATGTTTAGGTACATTCTATTTACACTTTAATCATGTGTCAGCTCTTCTCAGAGAGAACTTAACCGTCCCCACTGGTCCCGATGTGGCTGGGGTCCACCCCTGCCAGCCAGCTCTCTGTGCTTTCAGCCCAGGGCAGGCTCTCTCTCAAAGTTCTATTTGCAGCTCAGCTATTCTCTGGCCGGTTCAGCCTAGGCTCACTTCACCTCTCCCTTCTGCCTAGTCCCCACCCCGCCCAGCCTAatctcctcccctcctgctggAATGCATCAGGCATCTCCATCCTATTCAGCGCTGGGCAAGCCCTGCCTTCAATGGAAAGGACTAGCCTGTCAAGTGATTACAGATTCAGATTTAACTGTTCCCTGAACACCTACGATGTTTCAGGGACTCAAATTAACTAGAAACTAATTACATTCAGATTCTCAACCACAGGTCACAATAAGTTTTGCAGCTgaggaaatggagaaagaaggTGATTTACCCAGGACTTGTGGCCAATAAAGTACAGAACTGGAATCAAAACTCAGATCTCCTGATCACAAGTTCACTGCCACATCTCCCAGTCACAGCAGATCCCTAATTTTGCTAAGGGAGTGGCGGGAGGGTAATAAGGATGGGGTAACAGAGAGGGAAGCTAGGAGAGGCCCCAAAATTGTGGAATCTCTTCCTTCTTGAGTGGATGTTAGAGCATATAGGGACCATTTTCACAATGTAACGGTGGTATCAGATTTGCCATGTAGCCCTGAGTGAAGGTTTAACCCCTCCACACCTATGTTAACTAGGAAATtgtacatcattttttttttaaaaatcagttcacTTGTATCTTACATCCCAATAAACTCTAAGGTCTCAAGAATCATTGTGAACAATACTGGATGGAGGTCCCTCTTtcaaatcaatttttattttttggccacCTTATCAGGtttaataaaatcattatttttaagcTCATTTTATACCCACAGAACTCAAACCAAAAGCATCAGCTCTGCCCACTGTTGTTCTTTACGAATATTTTCACTGTTAGAATTATTTCAACCCAGGTTTCTTGGCAGAAATCCGTCAGGTCACCGGTGTCTACTGAGGGTCAGCTTCGTTTCATAAGACTAGACAGTAACTTATGAAGTCCACTTAGCCACACCGACAAGCTGCAGCATGTGAGTGAAGCAGCCCTCGCTGACTTCCGCCAGCTTTGTAGCTCCCGTCCTTCCACCAGGAAAGCCTCAGAATCTACATGCAGCCTCCTGACACACAGGGAAGGAGCAGACATCAATTTCAATAAAGCTCAGTTTTAATATGAATCGGAGTCCTGATGTTTTCTTCACACCTTTATATATGGGATGTCTTGGGCACCCGGCTGGATCTGGGGACCTCAGACCAGGGAGAGGACTGGACAGCCCACAGTGGCCATTGCCGGCTTcccaaatttagaaaatgaaaatacagggtGCCCAGTTACACTTAAACTTCAGATAAACAactattttttttcactatatCATAAGTATTGCACAGACATACTGAAGCCCAGAACACATCTAATAGTCAAATTTAACTAGACATCCTGTGTTTTACCCACTGACCCTACCATCAGGGGAAGGTGTCAGGCAGTGGATCCATTTGAGAACGCCAATGTGCAGCACAGGCAGCTAGCCACTCCAAGGCAGGCAAACCCTCCCCTCTGGGCCAGACGATCTATTAAGGCCTCCTCCTTCTAAGGGCGCACTAGCACAGTCCTGGGCACCAGGCACGTGGTGGTGAAGGAGAGAAACAGGCCTTGCCGGCAGGGAGCTTACAGCCTCACTGGGAACGAGGACAAGCTTCAGGGAGTCCATGCTGTCCCCAGACTTTGCAAAGTCATGCATTTTATATCCGGGGTGGGGTCACACCATAACTTCCACCTGATTATCAAAGTGATCCCCAAGCCCCAATTAAGAGCCACGGATCTGAAGTTcatcccagcaccctgatcaTTACTTCCTGAAGGACCACGTGACAAAGGTCTGTTTCCCACAGTAAGTGATGAAGTGTTTTCTTATCCACAGATCTGCCTCatggaaacagacaaaaatattGACATAAAACGCCACGTCTGGGGCAGTTTCAGGTGCTTCACGAGGATCAGCATTTATGCACCATTCCCGCCCCTCCAGAGAGCGCGGGAGTACCTGATGGTCATGGTGATTCTGCGCCTGGTCACCTCGGAGGCCAGGTCTCCGTAGCGGAAGTTCATGCTGGTGCTTATGAGGCCTTTCTCAGCCATGGCCTTGCACTCAAGATTTAAAGTCACTGCACCTGTGAATCTAAGCACACGCACCAGCAAACAGGCTTCAGGGCTCGGAACCGCTCGGCCCGGGTCCAGCGCGGTACGGTTTGCAGAGGACATTCACCGTCGTGTTCTCAGTGCGTCCCCCCTACAGCCCCCCCACACCATCCCCgcgctcccccag
The sequence above is a segment of the Vicugna pacos chromosome 21, VicPac4, whole genome shotgun sequence genome. Coding sequences within it:
- the MYOCOS gene encoding myocilin opposite strand protein, yielding MAEKGLISTSMNFRYGDLASEVTRRRITMTIREEILTPTSDEAGEILSDVDPEPVPPPPSAASPEVPPAPPPSPAEDPSIS